Proteins encoded within one genomic window of Spirochaetota bacterium:
- a CDS encoding LysE family transporter: MATEHTYMEFIFITLTVSLSGVMAPGPMSAVTINHGTRSRPAGLKVATGHAIIELPVILALFFGIKLITQFTDITTYITLAGSIVLFILATLTVKSLRKNNSSVQTYTPMIDGIVLSAFNPYFYVWWLTIGLSLIQKAILFGATGLALFSVLHLACDYIWLLLLSIISFAGASFLGTKFKTAVSIITVVMLYGFGIFFMYDALKQL; encoded by the coding sequence ATGGCAACAGAACATACATATATGGAATTTATATTTATTACTCTTACGGTATCCCTTTCAGGGGTTATGGCTCCGGGACCCATGAGTGCAGTAACCATTAATCACGGTACACGCTCCAGGCCGGCAGGATTAAAGGTTGCTACCGGACATGCAATTATTGAACTGCCGGTAATCTTAGCTCTGTTTTTTGGTATCAAGCTCATAACACAGTTCACCGACATCACAACGTATATTACATTGGCAGGAAGCATTGTGTTATTCATACTTGCCACACTTACAGTAAAGAGTTTACGGAAAAACAATAGCTCTGTACAAACTTACACACCAATGATTGATGGAATTGTCCTTTCAGCATTTAACCCTTATTTTTATGTGTGGTGGCTTACTATTGGACTATCGCTTATACAGAAGGCAATTTTATTTGGTGCAACGGGACTTGCTTTATTTTCAGTATTGCATTTAGCATGCGACTATATCTGGCTTTTACTGTTATCAATTATTTCATTTGCCGGGGCTTCTTTTTTAGGCACAAAATTCAAAACAGCAGTAAGCATCATAACTGTGGTAATGCTCTACGGATTTGGGATATTTTTTATGTATGATGCACTGAAGCAACTGTGA
- the aroH gene encoding chorismate mutase, protein MVVRGVRGAITVDENSKEEIVHRTEELLQAIITVNKIQTNDIASAIFTVTDDLNAEFPAVAARKLGWIHIPLLCSREIPVPGSLGMCVRVLLHINTDKNPEEIVHVYLREAKKLRPDIGTPVQDKYYVSDSHA, encoded by the coding sequence ATGGTAGTACGGGGAGTGCGCGGTGCAATTACTGTAGACGAAAATTCAAAAGAAGAGATAGTTCATAGAACTGAAGAACTTTTACAGGCGATAATTACTGTGAATAAAATCCAGACCAATGATATAGCTTCAGCCATTTTTACTGTGACCGATGACCTCAATGCAGAATTCCCCGCGGTTGCAGCACGTAAGTTAGGATGGATTCATATACCACTGTTGTGTTCCCGTGAGATTCCTGTTCCAGGATCGTTAGGGATGTGTGTGAGGGTATTGCTGCATATCAATACTGATAAAAATCCTGAAGAGATAGTTCATGTTTATCTGCGGGAAGCAAAAAAATTACGGCCTGATATAGGAACGCCTGTACAGGACAAATATTATGTATCAGATAGTCATGCGTAA
- a CDS encoding sodium:solute symporter family protein, whose amino-acid sequence MTIFWVFVYLGIVAFLGYLGYRHTKGASDYLVAGRKVHPFIMALSYGATFISTSAIVGFGGAAGVFGMGLLYLTFLNIFVGIFIAFIFFGKRTRRMGYHLDAHTFPELLGRRFQSPFVQKFAGIIIFLFMPLYASVVLIGAAKYIEQQFAIDYATALLFFTVIVAVYVIMGGLKGVMYTDAFQGSIMAIGMLALIIFTYYDVGGIIKGHAELTKLTPPPPLAAKGHMGWTSMPAFGSDLWWTLVSTIIMGVGIGVLAQPQLVVRFMTVKSNRELNRAVAIGGIFILLMTGVAFTSGALSNVWFTKNVKGVKYCEISGAILEVCPGKKIVKIDEKNIEKFKAQFKDIKLGDEIDLHKDVPHKETIKGSLSIVAAGGVVENIIPQFVKQAMPHWFAVLFMLTLLAAAMSTLSSQFHAMGTAIGRDFYMQILKDKKAAEERSVFINKMGIGVTILVSLVLAYFLPVIYSKGEAIIARGTSIFFGLCAGTFLPAYISALYLKRITKAGVVAGMLSGFTVAFFWLVFVLEKEAMAIGLCQALFGKPTLLSSPWTMVDPMFISFPTSLVVTLVVSLFTKKLSDDHIADCFQGL is encoded by the coding sequence ATGACTATTTTCTGGGTATTTGTGTACTTGGGCATTGTTGCATTTTTAGGATATTTGGGATATCGTCACACAAAAGGAGCATCAGACTATCTTGTTGCAGGGCGTAAGGTACATCCTTTCATTATGGCACTATCGTACGGTGCTACGTTTATAAGCACATCAGCAATTGTTGGATTTGGAGGTGCTGCAGGTGTCTTTGGTATGGGACTTTTATACCTGACATTTTTAAATATTTTTGTGGGGATATTTATTGCGTTTATTTTCTTTGGCAAACGTACCCGCCGCATGGGATATCATTTAGATGCACACACATTCCCCGAATTGTTAGGAAGAAGGTTTCAATCACCGTTTGTTCAAAAATTTGCGGGGATTATAATCTTTTTATTCATGCCTTTGTATGCATCTGTAGTGCTCATAGGTGCGGCAAAATACATTGAACAACAGTTTGCAATAGATTATGCCACAGCACTGCTTTTCTTTACTGTAATTGTTGCTGTCTATGTTATTATGGGTGGGTTAAAAGGCGTTATGTATACTGATGCATTCCAGGGTAGCATAATGGCAATAGGGATGCTCGCACTCATTATATTTACCTATTATGATGTGGGCGGTATTATCAAAGGACATGCCGAGCTTACAAAGCTTACACCTCCACCACCACTGGCTGCAAAAGGGCATATGGGATGGACATCCATGCCAGCATTTGGTTCTGACTTATGGTGGACACTGGTTTCAACTATCATTATGGGTGTTGGTATTGGCGTACTGGCACAGCCACAGCTTGTGGTGCGCTTTATGACGGTAAAAAGCAACCGGGAACTTAACCGCGCTGTTGCCATTGGTGGAATATTTATACTACTTATGACTGGCGTTGCATTTACTTCCGGTGCACTTTCCAATGTATGGTTTACAAAGAATGTGAAAGGCGTCAAGTACTGTGAGATCAGTGGAGCTATTTTAGAAGTATGTCCCGGCAAAAAGATTGTGAAAATTGATGAAAAGAATATTGAAAAGTTTAAAGCCCAATTCAAAGACATAAAGTTAGGCGATGAGATTGATCTTCATAAAGATGTGCCCCATAAGGAAACCATAAAAGGCTCATTGTCGATAGTAGCTGCGGGAGGGGTTGTTGAAAATATTATCCCGCAGTTTGTAAAACAGGCAATGCCCCATTGGTTTGCGGTATTATTCATGCTGACATTACTTGCTGCTGCAATGTCAACATTGAGCTCACAGTTTCATGCAATGGGTACTGCAATAGGGCGCGACTTTTACATGCAGATACTTAAAGATAAAAAGGCTGCAGAAGAGCGAAGTGTCTTCATCAACAAGATGGGTATTGGTGTAACAATTCTTGTGAGTTTGGTGCTGGCATATTTTCTGCCGGTTATATATTCCAAAGGTGAAGCTATTATTGCGCGGGGTACTTCTATTTTCTTTGGATTGTGTGCAGGAACATTTTTACCAGCATACATAAGTGCACTGTACCTAAAACGGATTACCAAAGCAGGTGTGGTTGCAGGAATGCTCTCGGGATTTACGGTTGCCTTCTTCTGGCTGGTATTTGTTCTTGAAAAGGAGGCAATGGCCATAGGTCTTTGCCAGGCACTGTTTGGGAAACCCACACTGCTTTCGTCACCATGGACAATGGTTGACCCAATGTTTATTTCTTTCCCAACTTCACTTGTTGTAACGCTTGTTGTTTCATTATTTACAAAGAAGCTTTCTGACGATCATATTGCGGATTGCTTTCAGGGTTTATAG
- a CDS encoding Na/Pi symporter yields the protein MNISDIITAIGGIGILLLGIVLMSEAIQKLAGPGFRKILANLTGGKFKALFTGMLVTTIIQASSATAIATIGFVSAGLITIPQALAVIFGANVGTTATAWLVTIFGIQYSIGQFSLLFVACGVFLKILYTDHRSDFGSLLAGFGLLFFGITIMRQGLAQLPQSINFTAISGHVITDRLLLFAIGFILTIVMQSSSAAVVLALVALSSGTISLFQGQVLVIGMNAGKSVPILFAAIGATPDTRRIIVADVLFNTVTALLLFVLLPQLSPLLSSLSNALGAIAPEIELSVFHTLFNVIGVLLFFPFITPFVRFLKTLFADTTFYLTQHLDDAIATSPAIAVETARRTVVDIALYIIQILKDMLQKNGSDITHRLKTALIALEETKHFMSKVKTPPQQKQLYDEHISVLHAIDHLSSIIEACQEAHTIALLKNSTNFSDMKWNFNTELAESEKALKSESSIDSVEKIQELSQYLANARKLERVEVLKKTATGQLDSHTALDYIEAIRFIDRLGYHIWRVVRHCIAPGDSNY from the coding sequence ATGAATATTTCAGATATTATAACAGCAATTGGCGGCATAGGGATACTCCTTTTAGGCATTGTCCTTATGTCCGAAGCAATACAAAAATTGGCCGGTCCTGGTTTTAGAAAAATCCTTGCAAACCTTACCGGTGGAAAGTTTAAGGCACTGTTCACCGGCATGTTGGTAACCACCATCATACAGGCATCCAGTGCAACAGCCATTGCCACAATAGGATTTGTCAGTGCAGGGCTTATCACCATACCACAAGCTCTGGCAGTCATCTTTGGCGCAAATGTAGGCACTACTGCCACCGCATGGCTTGTTACAATTTTTGGCATTCAATACAGCATTGGGCAATTTTCGCTACTTTTTGTTGCCTGTGGTGTCTTCTTAAAAATACTATATACTGACCATCGATCTGATTTTGGTTCGCTTTTGGCTGGCTTTGGCCTCCTTTTCTTTGGCATTACCATTATGCGTCAGGGGCTTGCACAGTTGCCGCAGTCAATTAATTTTACTGCTATCTCGGGACATGTCATTACCGACAGGCTGCTTCTATTTGCAATAGGTTTTATACTCACAATTGTAATGCAATCATCCAGTGCCGCAGTGGTGCTGGCACTGGTGGCATTGAGTAGTGGGACTATCAGCCTTTTTCAGGGGCAGGTTCTTGTTATTGGCATGAATGCGGGGAAATCGGTACCAATACTTTTTGCAGCCATTGGCGCAACTCCCGATACCAGGCGCATCATTGTTGCCGATGTTCTTTTTAACACAGTAACTGCGTTACTTTTATTTGTGTTATTACCACAACTATCGCCACTACTTTCTTCATTAAGTAATGCCTTGGGGGCGATAGCTCCTGAAATAGAGCTTTCAGTGTTCCATACACTCTTTAACGTCATTGGCGTGTTGCTGTTTTTCCCATTCATTACTCCGTTTGTGCGATTTTTGAAAACATTATTTGCCGATACCACGTTTTACCTTACCCAGCACTTAGACGATGCCATAGCCACCTCACCAGCTATTGCGGTTGAAACAGCACGCCGCACAGTGGTAGACATTGCGTTGTATATTATCCAGATACTCAAAGACATGCTGCAGAAAAACGGCAGCGATATTACTCACAGACTTAAAACAGCACTCATAGCCCTTGAAGAAACAAAACATTTCATGAGCAAGGTAAAAACTCCACCTCAGCAAAAACAGCTCTACGATGAGCATATTTCGGTACTTCATGCCATTGATCATTTATCAAGCATCATTGAAGCCTGCCAGGAAGCACACACTATTGCCCTTTTAAAAAACAGCACAAACTTTTCCGATATGAAATGGAATTTTAATACTGAGCTTGCTGAATCGGAAAAAGCCTTAAAATCAGAAAGTTCAATAGATAGTGTTGAAAAGATACAGGAACTATCGCAATATCTGGCAAACGCCCGCAAACTGGAGCGAGTGGAAGTACTTAAAAAAACTGCCACAGGTCAACTTGATTCTCATACTGCACTTGATTATATTGAAGCAATACGATTTATTGACAGGTTGGGGTACCATATTTGGCGTGTGGTTCGCCACTGTATAGCACCTGGCGATAGTAACTATTAA
- a CDS encoding hotdog fold thioesterase, with protein sequence MEKMVQDPLGYAKDVVGKDPLATFLGIEVEDVKHGYARCGLTVKPEYLNAVERAHGGIIHAVADQAFAVASNSMGTMAVALTMTLQYLQAAMDGERIFAECMLVHAGRKISSWRLEVRGNNDAIIAIGDAVAYHK encoded by the coding sequence ATGGAAAAGATGGTTCAGGATCCCCTTGGCTATGCTAAGGATGTTGTAGGGAAAGACCCCCTGGCAACATTTTTAGGAATTGAAGTGGAGGATGTTAAGCATGGGTATGCACGCTGTGGTTTAACTGTAAAGCCGGAATACCTCAATGCGGTTGAGCGAGCACATGGCGGTATTATTCATGCAGTGGCTGATCAGGCATTTGCCGTGGCAAGTAACTCAATGGGGACTATGGCGGTTGCCCTTACCATGACATTGCAGTATTTGCAGGCGGCAATGGATGGCGAGCGGATATTTGCTGAATGCATGCTGGTTCATGCGGGCAGGAAAATAAGTTCCTGGCGACTGGAGGTGCGAGGGAACAATGATGCCATTATTGCAATTGGAGATGCAGTAGCTTACCATAAATAA
- a CDS encoding RsmE family RNA methyltransferase, whose product MAQFFVSARHDNTVVIEGNDYYHLVRVRRARVGDSIDVIDTEGVRYRATIAHIEQQKIIATITQTINYPEISLNLTLCVALLKGKKFDLMIQKAVEIGVRSIIPVVTERTIPDISEKEEKKVERWQKIASEAAKQCLRKDVPRISPVMEYTDVLQLSKGVGILAHADPRAQNLREFLKNSSQHNEVMLLTGPEGGFSKKEVEIARQFGWIVLYYGATQLRAETAAIVLPAIIIYEWGYM is encoded by the coding sequence GTGGCACAATTTTTTGTCAGTGCACGTCATGATAATACAGTAGTAATAGAAGGCAATGATTACTATCACCTGGTGAGGGTGCGTCGTGCACGTGTTGGTGATAGTATTGATGTTATTGACACAGAAGGTGTACGCTACAGGGCTACTATCGCACACATAGAACAACAAAAAATTATTGCTACTATAACGCAAACCATTAATTATCCGGAAATTTCTTTAAACCTGACATTATGTGTAGCACTGCTAAAAGGTAAAAAGTTTGATCTTATGATTCAAAAAGCAGTGGAGATAGGGGTGCGCAGCATAATCCCTGTTGTGACTGAGCGTACAATACCGGATATTTCGGAAAAAGAAGAAAAAAAAGTAGAACGCTGGCAAAAAATTGCCAGTGAAGCCGCAAAGCAGTGTTTACGGAAGGATGTTCCCCGGATTAGCCCTGTGATGGAATATACTGATGTGCTACAATTATCTAAGGGTGTTGGTATACTGGCACATGCTGATCCCCGGGCACAGAATTTGCGGGAGTTTTTGAAAAATAGTTCGCAGCATAACGAGGTTATGCTATTGACGGGTCCTGAAGGTGGCTTTTCAAAAAAAGAGGTTGAAATTGCACGACAGTTTGGTTGGATTGTATTATATTATGGAGCAACACAGCTTAGAGCTGAAACGGCGGCTATAGTATTACCCGCGATTATTATTTATGAGTGGGGCTACATGTAA
- a CDS encoding outer membrane lipoprotein-sorting protein: protein MKNGHTLIIVILLGISIIFFAHGHGAAQAEREIELTAQEMLARVDRIMEYPDGILKGYMMHITPDGSSQKLQITGYVNKNQFLFDIVKPARGSMQKILYRIGGEDLWVYDMAARALFHKMGIDKFDDILATNFFYVDLSNADLQSNYVARIDGSVILKNQDCYKLTLDPIDKTGAYGKLTLYVIKQNYIPLRIDYHDQDKVIFKTLSIAKIGQKGSRSFPIRYDMLNIKRGTMTVLEFTSIEDGATINTEIFRPEKLGD from the coding sequence ATGAAAAATGGCCATACTTTAATCATAGTAATCCTTTTAGGTATCAGTATAATCTTTTTTGCACACGGTCATGGTGCTGCCCAGGCTGAAAGGGAAATAGAACTGACCGCACAGGAAATGTTAGCTCGCGTTGACCGTATTATGGAGTATCCTGACGGGATACTGAAAGGGTACATGATGCATATAACACCTGATGGATCGTCGCAAAAACTACAGATAACCGGGTACGTTAATAAAAATCAGTTTTTGTTTGATATTGTAAAACCTGCACGGGGAAGTATGCAGAAGATACTGTACCGTATAGGCGGTGAAGACCTGTGGGTATATGATATGGCTGCACGGGCACTTTTCCATAAAATGGGTATTGATAAATTTGATGATATACTGGCAACCAACTTTTTTTATGTAGATTTATCCAATGCAGATTTGCAGAGTAATTATGTTGCCCGCATTGACGGATCGGTTATTTTGAAAAACCAGGACTGCTATAAACTGACACTGGACCCCATTGACAAAACAGGTGCGTATGGCAAACTTACATTATATGTTATCAAACAAAATTATATTCCGTTACGTATAGATTATCACGATCAGGATAAAGTAATATTTAAAACCCTTTCCATTGCAAAGATTGGGCAAAAAGGCAGTAGATCATTCCCTATACGATATGATATGCTAAATATTAAAAGAGGCACCATGACCGTACTTGAATTTACTTCAATAGAAGATGGGGCAACCATTAATACAGAAATATTCAGACCTGAAAAATTAGGGGATTAG
- a CDS encoding cupin domain-containing protein → MKTKTIANPSPDGYVTVLDGIQRKTLVYGTHTLMTQFRLQKGKILPIHKHPHEQTGYLVKGHIILIMDGQTYDMKPGGSWSIPGNIEHGAEVLEDSIAIEVFSPVREDYVP, encoded by the coding sequence ATGAAAACAAAAACAATTGCTAATCCATCACCTGATGGATATGTTACTGTACTTGATGGTATCCAGCGTAAAACTCTTGTCTATGGTACCCATACATTAATGACCCAGTTTAGATTACAAAAAGGAAAAATATTACCCATACATAAACATCCCCACGAGCAAACGGGATATCTGGTAAAAGGGCATATTATCCTGATCATGGATGGGCAAACATATGATATGAAACCTGGTGGTAGCTGGTCAATACCCGGCAATATAGAACACGGAGCAGAAGTACTGGAAGACTCAATAGCAATTGAAGTATTTTCCCCCGTACGGGAAGATTACGTGCCATAA
- the aroA gene encoding 3-phosphoshikimate 1-carboxyvinyltransferase: MQFIVTPSSLHGQVIIPGSKSHTIRALVCALLADGTSTIQMPLDSSDTRSCLGMIRQFGATVEEHEHEWVVKSNGGPQLPDDVIDVGNSGTSLYFGIGVASLIPGMTVFTGDHQIRNRPAEDLLNAITELGGYAVSTRFNGKPPVVVQGPIIGGHVSIRAITSQYLSSLLVATPKAKNNTIIDVPLLNEAPYVGMTLWWLNELGIEYHNTGYEQFIVKGRQSYKPFTKYIPADFSSATFFMVAAAITQSTVVLKGLDFNDTQGDKEVVNILRAMGAEVDILPDAIAITGKPLKGGVFDLNAMPDALPALSVCACFADGETRLVNVPQARVKETDRIAVMCAELKKMGADIEELPDGLVIRKSALRGAHVNGHHDHRVVMSLAVAGLAAEGSTIIDTAESVGVTFPNFVELMQALGASIRKEE; this comes from the coding sequence ATGCAATTTATAGTAACTCCATCATCATTACACGGACAGGTAATTATTCCAGGTTCAAAATCGCATACCATACGGGCACTGGTGTGTGCACTGCTTGCTGATGGAACATCTACCATCCAGATGCCACTTGATTCAAGCGATACGCGCTCATGTCTTGGCATGATACGCCAGTTTGGTGCAACCGTTGAAGAACATGAGCATGAGTGGGTTGTTAAAAGTAATGGTGGGCCTCAATTGCCTGATGATGTTATTGATGTTGGCAATTCCGGTACATCACTGTATTTTGGTATAGGAGTGGCTTCCCTTATACCTGGAATGACAGTATTTACGGGAGATCATCAGATACGTAACCGCCCTGCTGAAGATTTACTCAATGCAATTACGGAATTGGGTGGATATGCTGTTTCAACCCGTTTCAATGGCAAACCCCCGGTTGTGGTACAGGGGCCAATCATTGGCGGACATGTTTCCATACGAGCTATTACCTCTCAATACCTTTCATCACTGCTGGTGGCAACACCAAAGGCAAAGAACAATACCATCATAGATGTGCCCCTGCTCAACGAAGCCCCCTATGTTGGAATGACACTGTGGTGGCTTAATGAGCTTGGTATAGAGTATCACAATACCGGCTATGAGCAATTTATTGTCAAAGGCAGGCAAAGCTATAAACCTTTCACCAAATACATTCCGGCTGATTTTTCATCGGCAACGTTTTTCATGGTAGCTGCAGCCATAACGCAAAGCACTGTTGTATTAAAGGGACTTGATTTTAATGACACCCAGGGCGACAAAGAGGTAGTGAACATTTTAAGAGCAATGGGTGCCGAGGTTGATATTTTGCCGGATGCTATCGCCATTACCGGAAAACCATTGAAAGGTGGTGTGTTTGACCTCAACGCCATGCCTGATGCACTGCCTGCACTTTCAGTGTGTGCGTGTTTTGCAGATGGTGAAACGCGCCTTGTCAATGTGCCTCAGGCACGGGTAAAGGAAACTGACAGGATTGCTGTGATGTGTGCTGAATTAAAAAAGATGGGCGCGGATATTGAAGAATTGCCCGATGGCCTTGTCATTAGAAAAAGCGCATTGCGTGGTGCACATGTTAACGGTCATCATGATCACAGGGTGGTAATGTCACTGGCCGTTGCAGGGCTTGCTGCAGAGGGTAGTACCATCATAGATACTGCAGAATCAGTAGGGGTTACATTTCCCAATTTTGTAGAGCTTATGCAGGCACTGGGTGCCAGCATACGCAAGGAGGAATAA
- a CDS encoding radical SAM protein: MKKLYLAFSDTDGNVYKHPAALPAFRSGRRFVKVDENELIPIPDGSTLYLLPERYPVEGKNFKTITQYNRNEIWAVASFLSSGYLRTYLPAYVPAKDAPVLSLWAYCGLVFVGDSFYVPALRIDPDPRSDPALHRNDIELFKQIKAVKEQYPANSLVRQLAKCSTQYGCLCARNFFLSRYEAPLPTTKSCNALCLGCFSFQKDTGVHVSQYRLARQPSPQDIAEVMLYHIERVDRAVVSFGQGCEGEPLLRAKDLAKAISIVRGKTSKGTIHLNTNGSLPQALKQCIDAGLDSVRISMNSPTEHFYIRYYRQKNYGFKDVLRSIEVALKAGIFVSINLFFLPGFTDAQSEVEQLCTFLDSFPVNMIQTRNLNIDPDYYLDNIGFEDEEAIGVRQLLKLLQTKYPKLKLGYYNPPKEEFGIITKFDL; this comes from the coding sequence ATGAAAAAATTATATTTAGCATTTTCTGACACTGACGGTAATGTATACAAACATCCTGCAGCGCTGCCAGCCTTCCGGTCAGGACGCAGGTTTGTAAAGGTGGATGAAAACGAGCTTATACCGATTCCTGATGGCAGTACATTGTACCTATTGCCAGAACGCTATCCTGTTGAAGGGAAGAATTTTAAGACAATAACGCAGTATAACCGCAATGAAATCTGGGCAGTTGCTTCGTTTTTAAGTTCGGGGTATTTACGCACATACCTGCCAGCCTATGTACCTGCTAAGGATGCGCCTGTTCTTTCTTTATGGGCTTACTGTGGTCTTGTGTTTGTGGGGGATTCATTTTATGTGCCAGCACTTCGCATTGATCCTGATCCACGCTCTGACCCCGCGTTACACCGCAATGACATTGAACTGTTTAAACAAATAAAAGCTGTTAAAGAGCAGTATCCTGCAAACAGCCTGGTACGCCAGCTTGCTAAATGTTCTACACAGTATGGGTGCCTGTGTGCACGTAATTTTTTCTTAAGCCGCTATGAGGCACCGCTGCCAACAACAAAATCATGCAATGCATTATGTTTGGGTTGCTTTTCATTTCAAAAGGATACCGGTGTGCATGTGTCACAGTACAGGCTTGCCCGCCAACCATCTCCTCAGGATATAGCTGAAGTGATGCTGTATCACATTGAGCGGGTTGACAGAGCAGTGGTTAGCTTTGGTCAGGGTTGCGAAGGTGAGCCGCTGTTACGTGCAAAAGATTTAGCAAAAGCAATATCTATTGTGCGAGGTAAAACTTCGAAAGGCACCATCCACCTGAACACCAACGGTTCATTGCCACAAGCCCTGAAGCAATGTATAGATGCAGGACTTGATTCTGTGCGTATCAGTATGAATTCGCCAACGGAGCATTTTTATATCAGGTACTATCGCCAAAAAAACTATGGCTTTAAGGATGTATTGCGCAGTATTGAGGTAGCTTTAAAAGCTGGTATTTTTGTTTCAATTAATCTTTTCTTTTTACCTGGTTTCACAGATGCACAGTCAGAGGTTGAACAATTATGTACTTTTCTTGACAGCTTTCCGGTGAATATGATACAAACGCGTAATCTTAATATTGATCCGGATTATTATCTGGACAATATTGGTTTTGAGGATGAAGAAGCAATAGGTGTGCGACAGTTACTAAAACTTTTGCAAACAAAATATCCTAAGCTGAAATTAGGGTATTACAATCCTCCAAAAGAGGAGTTTGGGATTATCACAAAATTTGATTTGTGA
- a CDS encoding HD-GYP domain-containing protein yields the protein MEDSAKRLEVIVEFMVPGATLSGDTFDSENNFLYPAYTVYTAEIIDTLKAKGVRRIYYTPVENNDATAFTEQAQDIWESLFEAVRTNARPDLEQTKDFVLSLHKYVKQNKDRFLYLMKIKDYDDYTFTHSVNVGILAMTMASKHGLEEKLVREIGLGAFLHDVGKLMIPKEILNKKEKLTSDEFEVIKKHPEYGYEYVAKHDHIPSNALDVILHHHENYNGKGYPKNLQDEEIPIGARITSICDVYDALITPRPYKRAYSSREAILSIMKESRVKFNPILVSRFVRDMTPVLQKEPLIPVGTLVLLTTGEVAQVEELHSTGDLRPIVKILTNDKQQKITRPFTVDLTLDSTRSVKRIIPR from the coding sequence ATGGAAGATAGTGCTAAACGTTTAGAGGTCATTGTTGAATTTATGGTTCCGGGTGCAACACTTTCTGGAGACACCTTTGATTCTGAAAATAATTTTTTATATCCTGCGTATACTGTGTATACAGCCGAGATTATTGATACGCTGAAGGCAAAAGGGGTTAGGCGTATATACTATACGCCAGTTGAAAATAATGATGCAACAGCATTCACTGAACAGGCGCAGGATATATGGGAATCGTTATTTGAAGCAGTTAGAACAAATGCACGACCTGATCTGGAGCAAACAAAAGATTTTGTGTTATCATTGCACAAGTATGTGAAACAGAATAAAGATCGATTTCTTTACTTAATGAAGATCAAGGATTATGATGATTATACATTTACCCACTCGGTCAATGTGGGAATACTTGCCATGACTATGGCTTCCAAACATGGACTTGAAGAAAAACTGGTCCGTGAAATTGGGCTTGGTGCGTTTTTACATGATGTTGGTAAACTAATGATTCCAAAAGAGATTCTTAACAAAAAGGAAAAGTTAACCAGTGATGAATTTGAGGTTATTAAAAAGCACCCTGAATATGGCTATGAATATGTAGCTAAACATGATCATATACCTTCCAATGCTCTTGATGTGATATTGCATCATCATGAAAATTATAATGGTAAAGGGTATCCAAAGAATTTGCAGGATGAGGAAATCCCAATAGGGGCAAGGATTACATCAATTTGTGATGTGTATGATGCGCTTATTACTCCGCGCCCTTACAAAAGGGCTTACTCGTCACGTGAGGCAATACTTTCTATAATGAAAGAATCACGGGTTAAATTTAATCCGATTCTGGTTTCACGGTTTGTGCGCGATATGACGCCGGTTTTACAAAAAGAACCGTTAATACCTGTAGGGACGCTTGTGCTTCTTACCACAGGTGAGGTGGCACAGGTTGAAGAGTTGCATTCAACCGGAGACTTGCGGCCCATAGTTAAAATTTTGACAAACGACAAACAGCAAAAGATTACCCGTCCGTTTACGGTAGATCTGACGCTTGATAGCACCCGCTCAGTAAAAAGGATTATCCCTCGTTAG
- the thiS gene encoding sulfur carrier protein ThiS produces the protein MRIRVNGIDIEFEKTTLKELLDLYRFNPSKIMVEKNGRIVEKENYATETLQDGDVLEIARFVGGG, from the coding sequence ATGAGGATCAGGGTAAACGGCATAGATATTGAATTTGAAAAAACCACATTAAAAGAGCTTCTTGATTTATACCGCTTTAATCCCTCAAAAATCATGGTGGAGAAGAATGGCCGTATTGTGGAAAAGGAAAACTATGCCACCGAAACGTTACAGGATGGCGATGTCCTTGAAATAGCACGGTTTGTTGGTGGGGGATGA